A genomic region of Denticeps clupeoides chromosome 9, fDenClu1.1, whole genome shotgun sequence contains the following coding sequences:
- the LOC114797410 gene encoding zinc-binding protein A33-like gives MASKSFSEEDLSCPVCCEIFKDPLILSCSHSICKVCLQKFWESKGSRECPVCRRSSSKELPPVNLALKNLCESFSVEKIQRSSAGSEVLCSQHGEKLKLFCLEDQQLVCFVCRDSAKHRNHRFQPVDEAAVEFKENLKMKLKPLQETLKIFKDVKLTWNQTAEKIQIQTQHTERRIKEEFQKLHQFLHDEEAARIAALREEEEQKSQMMTEKMEKMEKMSREISSLSDTVRAIEEEMGAEDVSFLQNYRTTITRTQCRLEHPERLSGALIHVEKHLENLKFTVWEKMQEIIHTPVTLNPITAHPRLVLSEDLTSVRFSDERQKLPDNPERFDLYAAVLGSEGFNSGTHCWDVDVGGNKCWALGVMTESAERKGAVYRRSGIWFMGYYAGKYRAGSTPNPATLLNVNRKLQKIRVTLDWDGGKLLFSDAVNNTHLHTHTHTFTERVFPFFSTACELSPLRILPVKVHVSVEYQS, from the exons atggcttcAAAATCTTTCTCAGAAGAGgatctctcctgtcctgtgtgctgtgAAATCTTCAAGGATCCTCTCATCCTGTCCTGTAGCCACAGCATCTGTAAAGTTTGTCTGCAGAAGTTCTGGGAGAGTAAAGGATCTCGAGAATGTCCAGTCTGTAGGAGAAGCAGCTCAAAAGAACTTCCTCCTGTTAATCTTGCTTTAAAGAACCTGTGTGAGTCCTTCTCAGTAGAAAAGATCCAGAGATCTTCAGCAGGATCTGAGGTTCTCTGTAGTCAACACGGTGAGAAACTGAAACTCTTCTGTCTGGAGGAtcagcagcttgtgtgttttgtgtgtcgggattcagccaaacacagaaaccacagattCCAGCCTGTAGATGAAGCAGCAGTGGAATTTAAG gagaatctgaagatgaaaCTGAAGCCCCTACAGGAGACGCTGAAGATCTTTAAAGACGTTAAACTTACCTGGAATCAAACAGCAGAGaagattcaa atccagacccaacacacagagaggaggattaaggaggagtttcagaagcttcaccagtttctacacgatgaagaagcagccaggatagcagcactgagggaggaagaggagcagaagagtcagatgatgacggagaagatggagaagatggagaagatgagtagagagatatcatctctttcagacacagTCAGAGCCATAGAAGAGGAGATGGGAGCTGAAGACGTCTCATTCCTGCAG AACTACAGAACCACCATTACAAG aacccagtgcagactggagcatccagagaggctttcaggagccctgatccatgtggagaaacacctggagaacctgaagttcacagtctgggagaagatgcaggagattattcaCA ctcCTGTGACTCTGAATCCCATCACTGCTCACCCACGACTCgtcctgtctgaagatctgaccagTGTGAGATTCAGTGATGAGAGACAGAAGCTTCCTGATAATCCAGAGAGATTTGATCTGTATGCAGCTGTTCTGGGATCTGAGGGCTTCAACTCAGGGACTCACTGCTGGGATGTTGATGTCGGGGGAAATAAATGCTGGGCACTGGGTGTCATGACAGAATCTGCAGAGAGGAAGGGAGCAGTTTACAGGAGGAGTGGAATCTGGTTTATGGGTTATTATGCTGGTAAATATAGAGCAGGTTCTACACCGAATCCAGCGACTCTCCTCAATGttaacaggaagctgcagaagatcagagtgaCGCTGGACTGGGACGGAGGAAAGTTGTTGTTCTCTGAtgctgttaataacacacatctacacactcacacacacactttcactgagagagtctttcctttcttttctacTGCCTGTGAACTCTCTCCCCTGAGGATcttaccagtgaaggttcatgtATCAGTAGAATATCAGAGCTGA
- the LOC114797455 gene encoding zinc-binding protein A33-like: MASKSFSEEDLSCPVCCEIFKDPLIMSCSHSVCKVCLQKFWESKGSRECPVCRRRSSKQDPPPNLALKNLCESFSVEKTQRSSAGSEVLCSQHGEKLKLFCLEDQQLVCLVCRDSAKHRNHRFQPVDEAAVEFKENLKMKLKPLQETLKIFKDVKLTWNQTAEKIQIQTQHTERRIKEEFQKLHQFLRDEEAARIAALREEEEQKSQMMKEKMEKMRREISSLSDTIRAVEEEMGAEDVSFLQNYRTTITRTQCRLEHPERLSGALIHVEKHLENLKFTVWEKMQEIIHYTPVTLNPITAHPQLVLSEDLTSVRLSDERQKLPDNPERFNNTTSVLGSEGFNSGTHCWDVDVGENTRWVLGVMTESAEIKGAVYRKSGIWYMCYYDGKYYAGSTPKPATLLSVNRKLQKIRVMLDWDGGKLSFSDAVNNTHLHTHTHTFTERVFPYFSTVCELSPLRILPVKVRVSVEHQS, translated from the exons atggcttcAAAATCTTTCTCAGAAGAGgatctctcctgtcctgtgtgctgtgAAATCTTCAAGGATCCTCTCATCATGTCCTGTAGCCACAGCGTCTGTAAAGTTTGTCTGCAGAAGTTCTGGGAGAGTAAAGGATCTCGAGAATGTCCAGTCTGTAGGAGAAGGAGCTCAAAACAAGATCCTCCTCCTAATCTTGCTTTAAAGAACCTGTGTGAGTCCTTCTCAGTAGAAAAGACCCAGAGATCTTCAGCAGGATCTGAGGTTCTCTGCAGTCAACACGGTGAGAAACTCAAACTCTTCTGTCTGGAGGAtcagcagcttgtgtgtttggtgtgtcgggattcagccaaacacagaaaccacagattCCAGCCTGTAGATGAAGCAGCAGTGGAATTTAAG gagaatctgaagatgaaaCTGAAGCCCCTACAGGAGACGCTGAAGATCTTTAAAGACGTTAAACTTACCTGGAATCAAACAGCAGAGaagattcaa atccagacccaacacacagagaggaggattaaggaggagtttcagaagcttcaccagtttctacgagatgaagaagcagccaggatagcagcactgagggaggaagaggagcagaagagtcagatgatgaaggagaagatggagaagatgagaagagagatatcatctctttcagacacaatcagagccgtagaagaggagatgggagctgaagacgtctcattcctgcag AACTACAGAACCACCATTACAAG aacccagtgcagactggagcatccagagaggctttcaggagccctgatccatgtggagaaacacctggagaacctgaagttcacagtctgggagaagatgcaggagattattcaCTATA CTCCTGTGACTCTGAATCCCATCACTGCTCACCCTCAACTCgtcctgtctgaagatctgaccagTGTGAGACTCAGTGATGAGAGACAGAAGCTTCCTGATAATCCAGAGAGATTTAATAACACCACGTCTGTTCTGGGATCTGAGGGCTTCAACTCAGGGACTCACTGCTGGGATGTTGATGTCGGGGAAAATACACGCTGGGTACTGGGTGTCATGACAGAATCTGCAGAGATAAAGGGAGCAGTTTACAGGAAAAGTGGAATCTGGTATATGTGTTATTATGATGGTAAATATTATGCAGGTTCTACACCGAAGCCAGCGACTCTCCTCAGTGttaacaggaagctgcagaagatcagagtgaTGCTGGACTGGGACGGAGGAAAGTTGTCGTTCTCTGAtgctgttaataacacacatctacacactcacacacacactttcactgagagAGTCTTTCCTTACTTTTCTACTGTCTGTGAACTCTCTCCTCTGAGGATCTTACCAGTGAAGGTTCGTGTATCAGTAGAACATCAGAGCTGA
- the LOC114797422 gene encoding zinc-binding protein A33-like, which translates to MASKSFSEEDLSCPVCYEIFKDPLVLSCSHSICKVCLQQFWESKESRECPVCRRRSSKERPPVNLALKNLCESFSVEKIQRSSAGSEVLCSQHDEKLKLFCLEDQQLVCFVCRDSAKHRNHRFQPVDEAAVEFKENLKMKLKPLQETLKIFKDVKLTWNQTAEKIQIQTQHTERRIKEEFQKLHQFLHDEEAARIAALREEEEQKSQMMTEKMEKMSREISSLSDTIRAVEEEMGAEDVSFLQNYRTTITRTQCRLEHPERLSGALIHVEKHLENLKFTVWEKMKKIIHTPVTLNPITAHQQLVLSEDLTSVTFSDEIPHNPERFDLYAAVLGSEGFNSGTRCWDVDVGENTRWALGVMTESVGRKGEVFSRSGIWYMGYYDGKYGAGSTPYPETLLHVNRKLQKIRVTLDWDGGKLSFSDAVNKTCVHTHTHTFTERVFPYFSTVCKLSPLRILPVKVRVSVEHQR; encoded by the exons atggcttcAAAATCTTTCTCAGAAGAGgatctctcctgtcctgtgtgctaTGAAATCTTCAAGGATCCTCTCGTCCTGTCCTGTAGTCACAGCATCTGTAAAGTTTGTCTGCAGCAGTTCTGGGAGAGTAAAGAATCTCGAGAATGTCCAGTCTGTAGAAGAAGGAGCTCAAAAGAACGTCCTCCTGTTAATCTTGCTTTAAAGAACCTGTGTGAGTCCTTCTCAGTAGAAAAGATCCAGAGATCTTCAGCAGGATCTGAGGTTCTCTGCAGTCAACATGATGAGAAACTGAAACTCTTCTGTCTGGAGGAtcagcagcttgtgtgttttgtgtgtcgggattcagccaaacacagaaaccacagattCCAGCCTGTAGATGAAGCAGCAGTGGAATTTAAG gagaatctgaagatgaaaCTGAAGCCCCTACAGGAGACGCTGAAGATCTTTAAAGACGTTAAACTTACCTGGAATCAAACAGCAGAGaagattcaa atccagacccaacacacagagaggaggattaaggaggagtttcagaagcttcaccagtttctacacgatgaagaagcagccaggatagcagcactgagggaggaagaggagcagaagagtcagatgatgacggagaagatggagaagatgagtagagagatatcatctctttcagacacaatcAGAGCCGTAGAAGAGGAGATGGGAGCTGAAGACGTCTCATTCCTGCAG AACTACAGAACCACCATTACAAG aacccagtgcagactggagcatccagagaggctttcaggagccctgatccatgtggagaaacacctggagaacctgaagttcacagtctgggagaagatgaagaagattattcaca ctcctgttactctgaatcccatcactgctcaccaacaactcgtcctgtctgaagatctgaccagTGTGACATTCAGTGATGAGATTCCTCATAATCCAGAGAGATTTGATCTGTATGCAGCTGTTCTGGGATCTGAGGGCTTCAACTCAGGGACTCGCTGCTGGGATGTTGATGTCGGGGAAAATACACGCTGGGCACTGGGTGTCATGACAGAATCTGTAGGGAGGAAGGGAGAAGTTTTCAGCCGGAGTGGAATCTGGTATATGGGTTATTATGATGGTAAATATGGAGCAGGTTCTACACCGTATCCAGAGACTCTCCTCCATGttaacaggaagctgcagaagatcagagtgaCGCTGGACTGGGACGGAGGAAAGTTGTCGTTCTCTGATGCTGTTAATAAGACAtgtgtacacactcacacacacactttcactgagagAGTCTTTCCTTACTTTAGTACTGTCTGTAAACTCTCTCCTCTGAGGATTTTACCAGTGAAGGTTCGTGTATCAGTAGAACATCAGAGATGA
- the LOC114797434 gene encoding major histocompatibility complex class I-related gene protein-like isoform X3 translates to MDWIVFLIFIHLSRSSEHHSLEFQSTVQQDLDRNKRFHQTTVFDGETVFYCDDNGLRDEPRQDWVHQTFNTEDLKERRDFCSHQYQEQVTRFEEIMKIVNITTGLVQRHRGCTGNRSEVTSFDKWGLNGDDFLTFNTTTQTWEPDSELAAPVASNWNQNSDRNLVDGEFSQNWCRKILHVFVEKKAAGRKHPETGFEVHILSKSVPGTPSRSLSCCVSGPDLSGVQVQFTKAGVVLDTGLQLTGPRPNMDGTVQMRLTAEIPASSTEEYRCHVKRDDVHISVPWDGFNKDDISYMKWIVLLLVVAATFFILLFVFYKKRPIQISRGVQTPQYPQLLRDLEISRPRVPPSLMGFTGAAPWPRRRRVLDDAQPVPEDLHLLQERQRMEELAKRIREREGAPPLQDQQLKSVEEDKLNLLHFKTI, encoded by the exons ATGGACTGGATtgtgtttttaatattcatacATCTGTCTAGAAGTTCAG AACATCACAGTCTGGAGTTCCAGTCCACAGTACAGCAGGATCTGGACAGAAACAAACGGTTCCATCAGACGACTGTGTTTGACGGTGAAACCGTCTTTTATTGTGATGATAACGGGCTGAGAGACGAACCCAGACAGGACTGGGTCCATCAAACATTCAATACTGAAGATCTGAAGGAAAGACGGGACTTCTGTAGTCATCAGTACCAGGAACAAGTAACACGGTTTGAGGAAATAATGAAAATAGTCAATATAACAACAG GTTTGGTCCAGAGACACCGCGGCTGCACTGgcaacaggtcagaggtcacaagtTTTGACAAATGGGGTCTAAATGGTGACGACTTTCTGACCTTCAACACCACGACCCAAACATGGGAACCTGATTCTGAACTGGCTGCTCCAGTAGCTTCAAACTGGAACCAGAACAGTGACAGGAATCTTGTAGATGGTGAATTCAGCCAGAACTGGTGCAGAAAAATCCTTCATGTGTTTGTAGAGAAGAAAGCAGCAGGGAGGAAACATCCAGAAACAG GATTTGAAGTCCATATTTTGTCCAAGTCTGTCCCTGGAACTCCTTCTAGATCTTTAAGTTGCTGCGTATCAGGTCCAGACTTATCAGGGGTCCAGGTCCAGTTTACAAAAGCTGGTGTGGTGCTGGACACTGGACTACAACTAACTGGACCACGTCCCAATATGGACGGTACAGTTCAGATGAGGCTGACCGCTGAAATACCAGCCAGCAGCACAGAGGAATATCGGTGTCACGTCAAGAGGGACGACGTTCATATATCTGTCCCGTGGG ATGGATTTAACAAAGACGACATCTCCTACATGAAGTGGATCGTTCTGCTGCTTGTTGTTGCTGCTACTTTCTTCATTTTACTTTTCGTCTTTTATAAGAAAAGACCGATTCAAATAAGTAGAGGCGTCCAGACCCCGCAGTATCCCCAGCTCTTGCGAGACCTCGAGATCTCGAGACCTCGAGTCCCACCGAGTCTCATGGGCTTCACTGGTGCCGCGCCTTGGCCTCGGCGTCGACGCGTCCTGGATGATGCACAGCCTGTTCCGGAAGACCTGCATCTGCTGCAGGAACGCCAGCGGATGGAAGAGCTCGCCAAACGAATCAGGGAGCGTGAGGGAGCACCGCCGCTCCAGg ATCAGCAGCTCAAGAGTGTTGAGGAGGACAAACTAAATCTGCTCCACTTCAAGACAATCTGA
- the LOC114797434 gene encoding major histocompatibility complex class I-related gene protein-like isoform X2 yields MTPGDRLLALFLFLSSGSCYSEHHSLEFQSTVQQDLDRNKRFHQTTVFDGETVFYCDDNGLRDEPRQDWVHQTFNTEDLKERRDFCSHQYQEQVTRFEEIMKIVNITTGLVQRHRGCTGNRSEVTSFDKWGLNGDDFLTFNTTTQTWEPDSELAAPVASNWNQNSDRNLVDGEFSQNWCRKILHVFVEKKAAGRKHPETGFEVHILSKSVPGTPSRSLSCCVSGPDLSGVQVQFTKAGVVLDTGLQLTGPRPNMDGTVQMRLTAEIPASSTEEYRCHVKRDDVHISVPWDGFNKDDISYMKWIVLLLVVAATFFILLFVFYKKRPIQISRGVQTPQYPQLLRDLEISRPRVPPSLMGFTGAAPWPRRRRVLDDAQPVPEDLHLLQERQRMEELAKRIREREGAPPLQDQQLKSVEEDKLNLLHFKTI; encoded by the exons ATGACGCCTGGTGACCGCCTGCTCGCCTTATTTCTGTTCCTGAGCTCCGGTTCCTGCTA ttcagAACATCACAGTCTGGAGTTCCAGTCCACAGTACAGCAGGATCTGGACAGAAACAAACGGTTCCATCAGACGACTGTGTTTGACGGTGAAACCGTCTTTTATTGTGATGATAACGGGCTGAGAGACGAACCCAGACAGGACTGGGTCCATCAAACATTCAATACTGAAGATCTGAAGGAAAGACGGGACTTCTGTAGTCATCAGTACCAGGAACAAGTAACACGGTTTGAGGAAATAATGAAAATAGTCAATATAACAACAG GTTTGGTCCAGAGACACCGCGGCTGCACTGgcaacaggtcagaggtcacaagtTTTGACAAATGGGGTCTAAATGGTGACGACTTTCTGACCTTCAACACCACGACCCAAACATGGGAACCTGATTCTGAACTGGCTGCTCCAGTAGCTTCAAACTGGAACCAGAACAGTGACAGGAATCTTGTAGATGGTGAATTCAGCCAGAACTGGTGCAGAAAAATCCTTCATGTGTTTGTAGAGAAGAAAGCAGCAGGGAGGAAACATCCAGAAACAG GATTTGAAGTCCATATTTTGTCCAAGTCTGTCCCTGGAACTCCTTCTAGATCTTTAAGTTGCTGCGTATCAGGTCCAGACTTATCAGGGGTCCAGGTCCAGTTTACAAAAGCTGGTGTGGTGCTGGACACTGGACTACAACTAACTGGACCACGTCCCAATATGGACGGTACAGTTCAGATGAGGCTGACCGCTGAAATACCAGCCAGCAGCACAGAGGAATATCGGTGTCACGTCAAGAGGGACGACGTTCATATATCTGTCCCGTGGG ATGGATTTAACAAAGACGACATCTCCTACATGAAGTGGATCGTTCTGCTGCTTGTTGTTGCTGCTACTTTCTTCATTTTACTTTTCGTCTTTTATAAGAAAAGACCGATTCAAATAAGTAGAGGCGTCCAGACCCCGCAGTATCCCCAGCTCTTGCGAGACCTCGAGATCTCGAGACCTCGAGTCCCACCGAGTCTCATGGGCTTCACTGGTGCCGCGCCTTGGCCTCGGCGTCGACGCGTCCTGGATGATGCACAGCCTGTTCCGGAAGACCTGCATCTGCTGCAGGAACGCCAGCGGATGGAAGAGCTCGCCAAACGAATCAGGGAGCGTGAGGGAGCACCGCCGCTCCAGg ATCAGCAGCTCAAGAGTGTTGAGGAGGACAAACTAAATCTGCTCCACTTCAAGACAATCTGA
- the LOC114797434 gene encoding major histocompatibility complex class I-related gene protein-like isoform X1, which translates to MTPGDRLLALFLFLSSGSCYGEHHSLEFQSTVQQDLDRNKRFHQTTVFDGETVFYCDDNGLRDEPRQDWVHQTFNTEDLKERRDFCSHQYQEQVTRFEEIMKIVNITTGLVQRHRGCTGNRSEVTSFDKWGLNGDDFLTFNTTTQTWEPDSELAAPVASNWNQNSDRNLVDGEFSQNWCRKILHVFVEKKAAGRKHPETGFEVHILSKSVPGTPSRSLSCCVSGPDLSGVQVQFTKAGVVLDTGLQLTGPRPNMDGTVQMRLTAEIPASSTEEYRCHVKRDDVHISVPWDGFNKDDISYMKWIVLLLVVAATFFILLFVFYKKRPIQISRGVQTPQYPQLLRDLEISRPRVPPSLMGFTGAAPWPRRRRVLDDAQPVPEDLHLLQERQRMEELAKRIREREGAPPLQDQQLKSVEEDKLNLLHFKTI; encoded by the exons ATGACGCCTGGTGACCGCCTGCTCGCCTTATTTCTGTTCCTGAGCTCCGGTTCCTGCTATGGAG AACATCACAGTCTGGAGTTCCAGTCCACAGTACAGCAGGATCTGGACAGAAACAAACGGTTCCATCAGACGACTGTGTTTGACGGTGAAACCGTCTTTTATTGTGATGATAACGGGCTGAGAGACGAACCCAGACAGGACTGGGTCCATCAAACATTCAATACTGAAGATCTGAAGGAAAGACGGGACTTCTGTAGTCATCAGTACCAGGAACAAGTAACACGGTTTGAGGAAATAATGAAAATAGTCAATATAACAACAG GTTTGGTCCAGAGACACCGCGGCTGCACTGgcaacaggtcagaggtcacaagtTTTGACAAATGGGGTCTAAATGGTGACGACTTTCTGACCTTCAACACCACGACCCAAACATGGGAACCTGATTCTGAACTGGCTGCTCCAGTAGCTTCAAACTGGAACCAGAACAGTGACAGGAATCTTGTAGATGGTGAATTCAGCCAGAACTGGTGCAGAAAAATCCTTCATGTGTTTGTAGAGAAGAAAGCAGCAGGGAGGAAACATCCAGAAACAG GATTTGAAGTCCATATTTTGTCCAAGTCTGTCCCTGGAACTCCTTCTAGATCTTTAAGTTGCTGCGTATCAGGTCCAGACTTATCAGGGGTCCAGGTCCAGTTTACAAAAGCTGGTGTGGTGCTGGACACTGGACTACAACTAACTGGACCACGTCCCAATATGGACGGTACAGTTCAGATGAGGCTGACCGCTGAAATACCAGCCAGCAGCACAGAGGAATATCGGTGTCACGTCAAGAGGGACGACGTTCATATATCTGTCCCGTGGG ATGGATTTAACAAAGACGACATCTCCTACATGAAGTGGATCGTTCTGCTGCTTGTTGTTGCTGCTACTTTCTTCATTTTACTTTTCGTCTTTTATAAGAAAAGACCGATTCAAATAAGTAGAGGCGTCCAGACCCCGCAGTATCCCCAGCTCTTGCGAGACCTCGAGATCTCGAGACCTCGAGTCCCACCGAGTCTCATGGGCTTCACTGGTGCCGCGCCTTGGCCTCGGCGTCGACGCGTCCTGGATGATGCACAGCCTGTTCCGGAAGACCTGCATCTGCTGCAGGAACGCCAGCGGATGGAAGAGCTCGCCAAACGAATCAGGGAGCGTGAGGGAGCACCGCCGCTCCAGg ATCAGCAGCTCAAGAGTGTTGAGGAGGACAAACTAAATCTGCTCCACTTCAAGACAATCTGA
- the LOC114797434 gene encoding major histocompatibility complex class I-related gene protein-like isoform X4 has protein sequence MTPGDRLLALFLFLSSGSCYGEHHSLEFQSTVQQDLDRNKRFHQTTVFDGETVFYCDDNGLRDEPRQDWVHQTFNTEDLKERRDFCSHQYQEQVTRFEEIMKIVNITTGLVQRHRGCTGNRSEVTSFDKWGLNGDDFLTFNTTTQTWEPDSELAAPVASNWNQNSDRNLVDGEFSQNWCRKILHVFVEKKAAGRKHPETGFEVHILSKSVPGTPSRSLSCCVSGPDLSGVQVQFTKAGVVLDTGLQLTGPRPNMDGTVQMRLTAEIPASSTEEYRCHVKRDDVHISVPWDGFNKDDISYMKWIVLLLVVAATFFILLFVFYKKRPIQISRGVQTPQYPQLLRDLEISRPRVPPSLMGFTGAAPWPRRRRVLDDAQPVPEDLHLLQERQRMEELAKRIREREGAPPLQAAQEC, from the exons ATGACGCCTGGTGACCGCCTGCTCGCCTTATTTCTGTTCCTGAGCTCCGGTTCCTGCTATGGAG AACATCACAGTCTGGAGTTCCAGTCCACAGTACAGCAGGATCTGGACAGAAACAAACGGTTCCATCAGACGACTGTGTTTGACGGTGAAACCGTCTTTTATTGTGATGATAACGGGCTGAGAGACGAACCCAGACAGGACTGGGTCCATCAAACATTCAATACTGAAGATCTGAAGGAAAGACGGGACTTCTGTAGTCATCAGTACCAGGAACAAGTAACACGGTTTGAGGAAATAATGAAAATAGTCAATATAACAACAG GTTTGGTCCAGAGACACCGCGGCTGCACTGgcaacaggtcagaggtcacaagtTTTGACAAATGGGGTCTAAATGGTGACGACTTTCTGACCTTCAACACCACGACCCAAACATGGGAACCTGATTCTGAACTGGCTGCTCCAGTAGCTTCAAACTGGAACCAGAACAGTGACAGGAATCTTGTAGATGGTGAATTCAGCCAGAACTGGTGCAGAAAAATCCTTCATGTGTTTGTAGAGAAGAAAGCAGCAGGGAGGAAACATCCAGAAACAG GATTTGAAGTCCATATTTTGTCCAAGTCTGTCCCTGGAACTCCTTCTAGATCTTTAAGTTGCTGCGTATCAGGTCCAGACTTATCAGGGGTCCAGGTCCAGTTTACAAAAGCTGGTGTGGTGCTGGACACTGGACTACAACTAACTGGACCACGTCCCAATATGGACGGTACAGTTCAGATGAGGCTGACCGCTGAAATACCAGCCAGCAGCACAGAGGAATATCGGTGTCACGTCAAGAGGGACGACGTTCATATATCTGTCCCGTGGG ATGGATTTAACAAAGACGACATCTCCTACATGAAGTGGATCGTTCTGCTGCTTGTTGTTGCTGCTACTTTCTTCATTTTACTTTTCGTCTTTTATAAGAAAAGACCGATTCAAATAAGTAGAGGCGTCCAGACCCCGCAGTATCCCCAGCTCTTGCGAGACCTCGAGATCTCGAGACCTCGAGTCCCACCGAGTCTCATGGGCTTCACTGGTGCCGCGCCTTGGCCTCGGCGTCGACGCGTCCTGGATGATGCACAGCCTGTTCCGGAAGACCTGCATCTGCTGCAGGAACGCCAGCGGATGGAAGAGCTCGCCAAACGAATCAGGGAGCGTGAGGGAGCACCGCCGCTCCAGg CAGCTCAAGAGTGTTGA
- the LOC114797434 gene encoding HLA class II histocompatibility antigen, DR beta 3 chain-like isoform X5 has protein sequence MKIVNITTGLVQRHRGCTGNRSEVTSFDKWGLNGDDFLTFNTTTQTWEPDSELAAPVASNWNQNSDRNLVDGEFSQNWCRKILHVFVEKKAAGRKHPETGFEVHILSKSVPGTPSRSLSCCVSGPDLSGVQVQFTKAGVVLDTGLQLTGPRPNMDGTVQMRLTAEIPASSTEEYRCHVKRDDVHISVPWDGFNKDDISYMKWIVLLLVVAATFFILLFVFYKKRPIQISRGVQTPQYPQLLRDLEISRPRVPPSLMGFTGAAPWPRRRRVLDDAQPVPEDLHLLQERQRMEELAKRIREREGAPPLQDQQLKSVEEDKLNLLHFKTI, from the exons ATGAAAATAGTCAATATAACAACAG GTTTGGTCCAGAGACACCGCGGCTGCACTGgcaacaggtcagaggtcacaagtTTTGACAAATGGGGTCTAAATGGTGACGACTTTCTGACCTTCAACACCACGACCCAAACATGGGAACCTGATTCTGAACTGGCTGCTCCAGTAGCTTCAAACTGGAACCAGAACAGTGACAGGAATCTTGTAGATGGTGAATTCAGCCAGAACTGGTGCAGAAAAATCCTTCATGTGTTTGTAGAGAAGAAAGCAGCAGGGAGGAAACATCCAGAAACAG GATTTGAAGTCCATATTTTGTCCAAGTCTGTCCCTGGAACTCCTTCTAGATCTTTAAGTTGCTGCGTATCAGGTCCAGACTTATCAGGGGTCCAGGTCCAGTTTACAAAAGCTGGTGTGGTGCTGGACACTGGACTACAACTAACTGGACCACGTCCCAATATGGACGGTACAGTTCAGATGAGGCTGACCGCTGAAATACCAGCCAGCAGCACAGAGGAATATCGGTGTCACGTCAAGAGGGACGACGTTCATATATCTGTCCCGTGGG ATGGATTTAACAAAGACGACATCTCCTACATGAAGTGGATCGTTCTGCTGCTTGTTGTTGCTGCTACTTTCTTCATTTTACTTTTCGTCTTTTATAAGAAAAGACCGATTCAAATAAGTAGAGGCGTCCAGACCCCGCAGTATCCCCAGCTCTTGCGAGACCTCGAGATCTCGAGACCTCGAGTCCCACCGAGTCTCATGGGCTTCACTGGTGCCGCGCCTTGGCCTCGGCGTCGACGCGTCCTGGATGATGCACAGCCTGTTCCGGAAGACCTGCATCTGCTGCAGGAACGCCAGCGGATGGAAGAGCTCGCCAAACGAATCAGGGAGCGTGAGGGAGCACCGCCGCTCCAGg ATCAGCAGCTCAAGAGTGTTGAGGAGGACAAACTAAATCTGCTCCACTTCAAGACAATCTGA